The Pseudomonas sp. MM223 genome segment CCTCGCCACCAAAGCGCAGCAGCTTGCCGTGGCCGGTAATCACCCGCGTGCCGAGCACGTAGTCACGTACCGACCCGGCCCACGGCCGCCTGGGGCCGGACAGGCCCGCCGCAACCATGCCGCCCAAGGTGGCCTCGGGGCCCAGGTGCGGGGGTTCGCAGGGCAGCATCTGGCCGGCCTCGTGCAGGGCAGCTTCGATGTCGCGCAGCGGTGTGCCTGCACGGGCGGTGAGCACCAGTTCGGTCGGGTCGTAGCTGACGATGCCTCGGTGGCTACGGGTGTCGAGTACTTCACCGGTTACCGGGTTGCCGAGCATGGCCTTGCTGTTGCTGCCCTGGATACGCAATGGCGTGCCTTGGCTCAAGGCCTGGTTTACCTGCTCCAGCAGGGCCTGGCTGATGTCGCGGTCCATGCTCATCAGAAACGCTCCAGGTTGGGAAAGGGCAGATGCCCGTGGTGCACGTGCATGGCGCCGAATTCGGCGCAGCGGTGCAAGGTGGGGATGTTCTTGCCCGGGTTGAGCAGGCCCTGCGGGTCGAAAGCGGCCTTGACCGCATGGAACAGGGTGATTTCGTCGCTGTTGAACTGCGCGCACATCTGGTTGATTTTCTCGCGGCCCACGCCGTGCTCGCCGGTAATGCTGCCGCCCACCGCCACGCACAGTTCCAGGATCTTGCCGCCGATGGCTTCGGCCCGCTCCAGTTCGCCGGGCAAGTTGGCATCGAACAGGATCAGCGGGTGCATGTTGCCGTCGCCGGCGTGGAACACGTTGGCCACACGCAGGCCGTACTCGCTGGACAGGTCACTGATGCCCTTGAGCACCCGCGGCAGTTCACGGCGCGGGATGGTGCCGTCCATGCAGTAGTAGTCCGGGGAAATGCGCCCCACCGCCGGAAAGGCGTTCTTGCGCCCGGCCCAGAAGCGCACACGCTCGGCCTCGTCGCAGGCCAGCCGCACCTCGCGGGCGCCGGCTTGCGTCAGTACGGCGGCCACCCGTTCGCAGTCGTCGTGCACATCGGCCTCCACGCCATCCAGTTCGCACAACAGGATGGCTGCCGCGTCTACCGGGTAGCCGGCGTGGATGAAGTCTTCGGCGGCGCGGATGGCCAGGTTGTCCATCATCTCCAGCCCGCCGGGGATGATGCCGGCGGCGATGATGTCGGCCACCGCCCGGCCGGCGTCCTCGACACTGTCGAAACTGGCCAGCAGCACCCGCGCCACCTGAGGTTTGGGCAGCAGTTTCACGGTAACTTCGGTGACGATACCAAGCATGCCCTCAGAGCCGGTAAACAGCGCCAGCAGGTCGAAGCCAGGGCTGTCCAGGGCATCGCTGCCCAGGGTCAGGTGCTCACCTTCGACGGTGAGAATGTCCACCTTGAGCAGGTTGTGCACGGTCAGGCCGTACTTGAGGCAGTGCACGCCACCTGCGTTCTCGGCAACGTTGCCACCGATGGAGCAGGCAATTTGCGAGGAAGGGTCTGGTGCGTAGTACATACCATGGGGTGCGGCGGCCTGGGAGATGGCCAGGTTGCGTACGCCGGGCTGCACACGGGCGTAGCGGCCCTGCGGGTTGACCTCCAGGATGCGGTTGAAGCGTGCCATCACCAGCAAGATACCCTTGGCCAGCGGCAGGGCACCGCCCGACAAACCGGTACCGGCGCCACGCGCTACCAGCGGAACGCCGCGCTGGTGGCACAACTTGAGCAGCGCCTGCACTTGCTCCAGGCGTTCGGGCAGCACGACCAGCAGCGGCACCGTGCGGTAGGCCGACAGGCCATCGCATTCGTAGGGTTTGAGGTCTTCTTCGCGGTGCAGGACTTCGAGGTCCGGCAGGGCGGTGCGCAGCGCCTGCAGCAGGGCTGCCTGGTCCACGGCGGGCAGCGCGCCATCGACGCGTTCGTCGTACAGGATATTCATCGGCTCACTCGGCAACGGTTTTTGTTGTTGTTGGCAAAGCGGTCACCGTTGCAGCCTGCGCGTGCGAACGGCTGTGGTCGAGTAGGGTAGGCACTGGTCCTACCAGTTTTTCCTCTGGGTACTGGTTATTGATGGGTTTACCCGGCTAGATTGGGGCAGGTGGTCTAACTGGTCCTACCAGCAGGAGGGTGCGCAGTGGTTACTGAAGGCAAAGCCAACGTCGCCGACCAGGTGGCCGAGCGGGTCGAGCGGCTGATCGTCGACGGCGTGCTGAAGGTGGGCCAGGCCCTGCCATCGGAGCGGCGGCTGGTAGAGAAACTGGGGTGTTCACGCTCGGCCCTGCGCGAAGGGCTACGCATTTTGCGTGGGCGCGGCATCATCGACACCGAGCAGGGGCGCGGCTCGTTCGTCGCCGACCTGACCGGGCAGGTGGGGGCCACGCCGTTGATGCACCTGTTCAGCTCGCAGCCGCGCACGCTGTTCGACCTGCTGGAGGTGCGGGCGTTGCTGGAGGCCGAGTCGGCGCGGCTGGCGGCGTTGCGCGCCACCGAGGTCGACCGCTTGCTGATACGCCGGCGTTATGAAGAAATGCTGGCGGCGCACGAGGCCCCTGAGGCAATCGATGCCCGTGAGCATGCCCGCCGTGACCATGCCTTTCACCGGGCGATCAGCGAGGCGTCGCACAACCCGGTGCTGGTGCATACCCTGCAATCGCTCAGTGACCTGACCTTGAGCACGGTGTTTGCCTCGGTCAA includes the following:
- a CDS encoding putative FAD-linked oxidoreductase, encoding MNILYDERVDGALPAVDQAALLQALRTALPDLEVLHREEDLKPYECDGLSAYRTVPLLVVLPERLEQVQALLKLCHQRGVPLVARGAGTGLSGGALPLAKGILLVMARFNRILEVNPQGRYARVQPGVRNLAISQAAAPHGMYYAPDPSSQIACSIGGNVAENAGGVHCLKYGLTVHNLLKVDILTVEGEHLTLGSDALDSPGFDLLALFTGSEGMLGIVTEVTVKLLPKPQVARVLLASFDSVEDAGRAVADIIAAGIIPGGLEMMDNLAIRAAEDFIHAGYPVDAAAILLCELDGVEADVHDDCERVAAVLTQAGAREVRLACDEAERVRFWAGRKNAFPAVGRISPDYYCMDGTIPRRELPRVLKGISDLSSEYGLRVANVFHAGDGNMHPLILFDANLPGELERAEAIGGKILELCVAVGGSITGEHGVGREKINQMCAQFNSDEITLFHAVKAAFDPQGLLNPGKNIPTLHRCAEFGAMHVHHGHLPFPNLERF
- the glcC gene encoding Glc operon transcriptional activator (*Name glcC), translated to MVTEGKANVADQVAERVERLIVDGVLKVGQALPSERRLVEKLGCSRSALREGLRILRGRGIIDTEQGRGSFVADLTGQVGATPLMHLFSSQPRTLFDLLEVRALLEAESARLAALRATEVDRLLIRRRYEEMLAAHEAPEAIDAREHARRDHAFHRAISEASHNPVLVHTLQSLSDLTLSTVFASVNNLYCRPAQKRQIDRQHARLYHAVMEQLPEQAQRAAREHINGIRDSLREIEQEEQRLVRATMRMDGWG